The sequence CCGGTCGGTAGAACGGGTGTTCGATTCCGATTCGCTGTCTGGACGCGGAACTTCACGACAGGAAATCCGTTGTCCTCCAGTCGGATGACGGCGAGGCCGAACGCGCAGGTCTGCTTCGCGGTCGAGTGTGGTCGGAGAGCCGGGAGTGCACTCAGGATTCGTCGCGGATGACCGCACCGGACGCGAAGTCGCGAGCAGCCCGGCCGACCAGGATCTTCGCCGGCTGCGGATCACTGAGCAGGGCACGGACGAGCTCCGGGGTGTCGTCGATCGGGGTGTCCGCGCCGATCAGCACGATGTTGCCCGTGCGGCGGCCTTTGAGCATCGAGGCATCCGCGACCACGGCGACATGGTCGAAGACCTCGGCAGCGGTGGCGACCTCGGCGCGCGCGAGGACGAGGTCGCGGCTGTCGCCGCAGTTCGCGAGGTAGAGGCCGCCGGGCGCGAGGACCCGGCGGACCTGTTCGGTGAACTCGGCGGTCGTCAGGTGCCGCGGGGTGCGCGCGGCGGCGAAGGCGTCTCGGATGATCACATCACGTGTCTGCTCGGTGAGGGCGCTCACCACCTCGCGGCCGTCGCCCACCCGGATTCGCAG is a genomic window of Gordonia sp. SID5947 containing:
- a CDS encoding fused MFS/spermidine synthase, which encodes MARTRPEPVVGTYPIDTGVAELSRDPVAGGWLLTINGSQSSHIHPDPAVLDFEYMRQMVAVIGDRYGTDASLRVLHLGAAACALPRYLAERAPGTRQVAVEIDAELARLAREWFDLPRAPRLRIRVGDGREVVSALTEQTRDVIIRDAFAAARTPRHLTTAEFTEQVRRVLAPGGLYLANCGDSRDLVLARAEVATAAEVFDHVAVVADASMLKGRRTGNIVLIGADTPIDDTPELVRALLSDPQPAKILVGRAARDFASGAVIRDES